A genomic stretch from Leptotrichia sp. HSP-536 includes:
- the hemL gene encoding glutamate-1-semialdehyde 2,1-aminomutase: protein MNTNNSKIIYEKAKKAIPGGVNSPVRAFQSVDKEYPIFIKSGNESRLYDEDGNEYVDMIGSWGPMILGHNYPQVLEIVKKELENGTSFGLPTKKEVELAELVKSCFPSIEKLRLTTSGTEAAMASVRLARAFTGKNKIVKFEGCYHGHSDSLLVKAGSGFLTFAHQDSNGITEGVVKDTITLPFGDFEKLKETLESEKDIACVIIEPIPANMGLIETKKEYLEKIREITKKEKVVLIFDEVISGFRISLGGAQEVFGITPDLTVLGKIIGGGYPVGGFGGKKEIMDLISPVGNVYHAGTLSGNPISVAAGIETISILKKNTEIYENINTKTENLVNQINELIKKYSIPASVNHFGSLFTIFFSKEKVDTLEKAISSNAEFYSIYFDTMLKNGIIVPPSKYEAHFVSYVHNDKDMEKFLTGVEKTFEKISEKIKNEEK from the coding sequence ATGAATACAAATAATTCAAAAATAATTTATGAAAAAGCAAAAAAAGCTATTCCAGGAGGTGTAAACAGCCCAGTCAGAGCATTTCAGTCTGTGGATAAAGAATATCCGATTTTCATAAAAAGTGGAAATGAGAGCAGACTTTATGATGAAGATGGTAATGAATATGTGGATATGATTGGTTCCTGGGGACCTATGATTTTGGGACATAATTATCCGCAAGTTTTGGAAATTGTGAAAAAGGAGCTGGAAAATGGGACTTCCTTTGGATTGCCGACGAAAAAAGAAGTGGAGCTGGCTGAACTTGTAAAAAGCTGTTTTCCTTCGATTGAAAAATTAAGACTTACTACTTCGGGAACGGAGGCGGCTATGGCTAGTGTACGACTGGCTCGTGCATTTACTGGAAAAAATAAAATTGTAAAATTTGAAGGGTGTTATCATGGACATTCTGATTCGCTTCTTGTAAAGGCTGGCTCGGGATTTTTGACATTTGCACATCAAGATAGTAACGGAATTACAGAAGGAGTTGTAAAAGATACGATAACACTGCCTTTTGGAGATTTTGAAAAATTGAAGGAAACTTTGGAAAGCGAGAAGGATATTGCTTGCGTGATTATTGAGCCAATTCCAGCAAATATGGGGCTTATTGAAACGAAAAAGGAATATTTGGAAAAAATACGTGAAATTACAAAAAAAGAAAAAGTTGTGTTAATTTTTGATGAAGTTATTTCAGGATTTAGAATTTCTTTAGGCGGAGCTCAAGAAGTATTTGGAATTACGCCTGATTTGACAGTTTTAGGAAAAATAATTGGTGGCGGTTATCCAGTTGGCGGTTTTGGCGGAAAAAAAGAAATTATGGACTTAATCTCTCCTGTCGGAAATGTTTATCACGCTGGAACTCTTTCTGGAAATCCAATTTCAGTTGCAGCTGGAATAGAAACAATTTCTATTTTGAAAAAAAATACTGAAATTTATGAAAATATCAATACAAAAACAGAAAATTTAGTAAATCAGATTAATGAATTAATAAAAAAATACAGCATTCCAGCAAGCGTAAATCATTTTGGAAGCCTGTTCACAATATTTTTCTCAAAGGAAAAAGTTGATACTCTGGAAAAAGCAATTTCCTCAAACGCTGAATTTTATAGCATTTATTTTGATACAATGCTTAAAAATGGAATAATTGTGCCGCCTTCAAAATATGAAGCACATTTTGTTTCTTATGTCCATAATGATAAAGATATGGAAAAATTTTTGACAGGTGTAGAAAAAACTTTTGAAAAAATTTCTGAAAAAATAAAAAATGAGGAAAAATAA
- a CDS encoding nicotinate-nucleotide--dimethylbenzimidazole phosphoribosyltransferase, with product MKEKSEKILFDTIKKIKPLDKTRMKKKENELNSLLKTPKGLGKLEELAIKLEGMSKNYKPKKKMVLVMAADNGVEREKISKSKRVITQYVVEAMLNGKSSINALAAVYNADVKVVDLGIDKRSDTKKEINLTGTIEKNLWNLELKILLKKPQ from the coding sequence ATGAAGGAAAAATCAGAAAAAATTTTATTTGACACAATAAAAAAAATTAAACCTCTGGATAAAACTAGAATGAAAAAAAAGGAAAACGAACTTAATTCACTGCTCAAAACTCCAAAAGGACTCGGAAAACTGGAAGAGCTAGCAATCAAACTTGAAGGAATGAGCAAAAATTATAAACCAAAAAAAAAGATGGTACTTGTAATGGCAGCTGACAACGGAGTAGAACGTGAAAAAATAAGCAAATCAAAACGTGTTATCACACAATATGTAGTTGAGGCAATGTTAAACGGAAAATCTTCGATTAATGCTTTGGCAGCAGTTTACAATGCAGATGTAAAAGTAGTTGACTTGGGAATTGACAAACGTTCAGATACAAAAAAAGAAATTAATCTTACAGGAACTATTGAAAAAAACTTATGGAATTTGGAACTGAAAATATTGCTAAAGAAGCCGCAATGA
- a CDS encoding outer membrane beta-barrel protein — protein MKKLLLLGALISSIAMADVIEARLGVDLSNNGKVKYGNGDFTSGFEIGGEYRREVMENLEMGGGFSYNYSKLKAGDAPGVTARGVHSMPVYFTTRYKFKDFNGVTPYVKGNLGIAINSGKLEQKDVFEVKYNSGFYYGAGAGIEYKNFVADLSYNVNTMSSKYTTKIPGAVNWNQKYNSNAGAFTLGLGYSFKF, from the coding sequence ATGAAAAAATTATTATTATTAGGTGCGTTAATAAGCTCAATTGCTATGGCAGATGTAATTGAAGCTAGATTAGGTGTAGATTTATCAAATAATGGAAAAGTGAAGTATGGTAACGGTGATTTTACAAGTGGATTTGAAATCGGGGGTGAATATAGAAGAGAAGTTATGGAAAATCTTGAAATGGGTGGAGGATTTTCTTATAATTACAGTAAATTAAAAGCTGGAGATGCTCCAGGTGTAACTGCAAGAGGAGTTCATTCAATGCCTGTTTATTTTACAACTAGATATAAATTTAAAGATTTTAATGGAGTTACACCTTACGTAAAAGGTAATTTAGGGATTGCAATTAATTCAGGAAAACTAGAACAAAAGGATGTTTTTGAAGTAAAATATAATTCAGGATTCTACTATGGAGCAGGGGCTGGAATTGAATATAAAAACTTTGTTGCTGATTTATCATACAATGTAAATACTATGAGTTCAAAATATACTACTAAAATACCTGGTGCTGTTAATTGGAATCAAAAATACAATAGTAATGCTGGAGCATTTACTTTAGGACTAGGTTATTCATTTAAATTTTAG
- a CDS encoding SH3 domain-containing protein gives MIEQNNVNNSNNVVKIVLAAVIGFLLLILLAVGIIYIVSTQNKISKLEKEQQEVMKRQLEAQNMASIQTVPQLQPQPVQQQQSQPVKKEAKKTQNTEKDSQSSEPVIFYIDGSEDEDGIVSVRLEPKEGSELIADLSNGEPVEYLGRKGEWYYIKYDGGKGYVPKSGLKR, from the coding sequence ATGATAGAACAAAACAATGTTAATAACAGTAATAATGTAGTAAAAATTGTATTAGCAGCTGTTATTGGATTTCTTTTGCTAATTTTACTTGCAGTTGGAATAATTTATATTGTCAGTACACAGAATAAAATATCAAAATTGGAAAAGGAACAGCAGGAAGTAATGAAAAGGCAATTAGAAGCCCAAAATATGGCTTCGATTCAAACAGTACCCCAATTACAGCCGCAACCAGTTCAACAGCAGCAGTCACAGCCAGTAAAAAAAGAAGCTAAAAAAACTCAAAATACAGAAAAAGATTCTCAGTCATCAGAGCCTGTAATATTTTATATAGATGGAAGTGAGGATGAAGATGGAATAGTCAGCGTAAGACTAGAACCAAAAGAAGGATCAGAACTCATAGCTGATTTATCAAACGGAGAACCTGTAGAGTATTTGGGAAGAAAAGGAGAGTGGTATTATATTAAATATGATGGCGGAAAAGGTTATGTTCCTAAAAGTGGATTGAAGCGATAA
- a CDS encoding SH3 domain-containing protein, which yields MARQNDGTVVKIILRVAIGVFALILFGTGIFFIFNAKNKISKLEKEKKEQAEMQTMTNVQTPPQQLQPGGTVVTDPQQQAALQQAQLQQQAANQVPQRTVNRTNTNKSKNNKNTNTNQTIPTRERTLITKSSDLDLVNIRKNPNSSSTIVNELDDNEKVKVTGKNGDWYRVQDSKGNKGYIHKSQLQKTQNKPAKQDYDESDEQE from the coding sequence ATGGCTAGACAAAATGATGGTACAGTAGTAAAAATTATCTTAAGAGTAGCAATTGGAGTATTTGCGTTAATTTTATTTGGTACAGGAATATTTTTTATTTTTAATGCAAAAAATAAAATATCAAAATTGGAAAAAGAGAAAAAAGAACAAGCGGAAATGCAAACTATGACTAATGTTCAGACACCACCACAGCAGTTACAGCCAGGTGGAACGGTAGTAACAGATCCACAGCAGCAAGCAGCGTTACAACAAGCACAATTGCAGCAACAAGCTGCTAATCAAGTTCCACAAAGAACAGTGAACAGAACAAATACCAACAAGAGTAAAAATAATAAAAATACAAATACCAATCAAACAATACCAACTAGAGAAAGAACGCTTATAACAAAATCATCAGATTTGGATCTAGTAAATATAAGAAAAAATCCAAATTCGAGTTCAACTATAGTAAACGAGCTAGACGATAATGAAAAAGTGAAAGTAACAGGAAAAAATGGAGATTGGTACAGAGTTCAAGATTCCAAAGGAAACAAAGGGTATATTCATAAAAGCCAGTTACAAAAAACCCAAAACAAACCTGCTAAACAAGACTATGATGAGAGTGATGAGCAAGAATAA
- a CDS encoding SH3 domain-containing protein, producing MRKKDHHIVVKIMFGMIVVLILLTVGYSHVVATQHKTIKLRREQQERMRREQEIKNMQSMASIKSVQPQKLQIRNNSQSDTENPQSLKDALFVTRSTSKMSVNVRKTPGKDSKIVKKLPNGVSVKFLSKEGNWYLVSYEGGAAGYIHKSQLAK from the coding sequence ATGCGGAAAAAAGATCACCATATAGTGGTAAAAATTATGTTTGGAATGATAGTTGTGCTAATTTTATTGACTGTTGGATATTCTCATGTTGTGGCTACACAGCATAAAACAATAAAATTAAGAAGAGAACAGCAGGAGCGGATGAGAAGGGAGCAGGAAATTAAAAATATGCAAAGTATGGCTTCTATAAAATCAGTGCAGCCACAAAAATTACAAATACGAAATAATAGTCAAAGTGATACTGAAAATCCACAGTCGTTAAAAGATGCATTATTTGTAACGAGGTCAACGAGTAAAATGTCAGTTAATGTGAGAAAAACACCTGGTAAAGATTCAAAAATTGTGAAAAAATTGCCTAATGGTGTAAGTGTAAAATTTTTAAGTAAAGAAGGAAATTGGTATTTGGTCAGTTATGAAGGTGGTGCGGCTGGATATATTCATAAAAGTCAGTTGGCGAAGTGA
- a CDS encoding glutamine synthetase III, translating into MENAMKSFGENVFRDSNLKKRVSKDVFKEFKASQLGKTELSKGAAEVIANAIKDWATKRGATHYCHWFQPLTDLTAEKHDSFLEPTESEELIYKFSGKNLIKGESDASSFPNGGLRSTFEARGYTIWDTSSYPFIRENKNGVTLYIPTAFISFTGEALDKKVPLLRTMKYISEQSLRVLRALGNKTSEHVFNTLGVEQEYFLVKKDMFESRDDLLLTGRTLFGASAPKGQELSDHYFGKIKEKVINFMSDVDVELWKLGIPSKTRHNEVAPNQFEVAPLFSVANLASDQNQIIMETIEKTALRHDLVALLHEKPFAGVNGSGKHNNWSLATDEGKNLFSPGKDPKTNTQFLIFVAAVIEAVDRYYPMLRYATATATNDHRLGGHEAPPTIISIFLGDELTTIFNNIAYKKDAPVSESSKVNLSVDVLPTFNMDAGDRNRTSPFAFTGNKFEFRMPGSSSTPATTAAVINAMVGKVLSEYADKLEKATEKSLPKVINEIIVNSYKKHHRIIFNGNGYGDEWVKEARKRGLASDEASNTALRRMIDKDVLELTQEIGMLSEHESIARYNAYAERYVTQLSIESRTLIDIANKNILPSGIKFANLLADHIEKNSKYGKAFIKEQEELLKEVLANITALRKEVKSLEKEINRVKNESNLEKQTDLAKEKLVTGLEALRVPCDNLERIVDKEFWNFPTYTDLLFKL; encoded by the coding sequence ATGGAAAACGCTATGAAAAGTTTTGGAGAGAATGTCTTTAGAGACAGTAACTTGAAAAAAAGAGTTTCCAAGGACGTTTTTAAGGAATTTAAGGCATCACAGCTAGGTAAAACGGAATTATCAAAGGGAGCTGCCGAAGTTATTGCGAACGCTATAAAAGATTGGGCGACAAAAAGAGGGGCAACTCACTATTGCCACTGGTTCCAGCCATTGACAGACTTGACGGCAGAAAAACACGACTCATTCTTAGAACCGACAGAAAGTGAAGAACTTATTTATAAATTTTCTGGAAAAAATTTGATAAAAGGTGAATCGGATGCTTCATCGTTTCCAAATGGAGGATTACGTAGCACATTTGAAGCAAGAGGATACACAATCTGGGATACAAGTTCATATCCGTTTATAAGAGAAAATAAAAACGGAGTTACATTGTATATTCCGACTGCCTTTATTTCATTTACTGGTGAAGCGTTGGACAAAAAAGTACCTTTATTAAGAACAATGAAATATATAAGCGAGCAATCATTGAGAGTTTTAAGAGCTTTAGGAAATAAAACCTCGGAGCATGTATTTAACACTTTGGGAGTAGAGCAGGAATATTTTCTTGTAAAAAAAGATATGTTTGAATCAAGAGATGATTTACTGCTTACAGGACGAACGTTATTTGGAGCATCTGCACCAAAAGGACAGGAGCTGAGTGACCATTATTTTGGAAAAATTAAAGAAAAAGTAATTAACTTTATGAGTGATGTTGATGTTGAATTGTGGAAACTAGGTATTCCGTCGAAAACTAGACACAACGAAGTCGCACCAAACCAGTTTGAAGTTGCACCTTTATTTTCTGTAGCAAACTTAGCTTCAGACCAAAATCAGATAATAATGGAAACTATTGAAAAAACAGCATTAAGACACGATTTAGTGGCATTGCTTCACGAAAAGCCGTTTGCTGGAGTAAATGGTTCAGGAAAACACAATAACTGGTCATTGGCAACAGATGAGGGCAAAAACTTGTTCAGTCCTGGAAAAGACCCAAAAACAAATACTCAATTCCTAATTTTTGTAGCTGCGGTAATTGAAGCAGTTGACAGATATTATCCAATGTTGAGATATGCGACTGCAACTGCTACAAATGACCATAGATTAGGAGGACACGAAGCTCCACCAACAATTATCTCAATTTTTTTAGGAGATGAGTTGACAACAATTTTTAACAATATTGCATATAAAAAAGATGCTCCAGTTTCTGAATCATCAAAAGTAAATTTATCAGTTGATGTATTGCCAACGTTTAATATGGATGCTGGCGATAGAAATAGAACTTCTCCATTTGCGTTTACTGGAAATAAATTTGAATTTAGAATGCCAGGTTCAAGTTCTACGCCTGCAACTACTGCGGCAGTTATAAATGCGATGGTAGGAAAAGTTCTGTCTGAATATGCAGATAAACTGGAAAAAGCGACTGAAAAATCTTTACCAAAAGTAATAAATGAAATTATTGTAAATTCATATAAAAAACATCATAGAATCATTTTCAATGGAAATGGATATGGTGATGAATGGGTAAAAGAAGCTAGAAAAAGAGGACTTGCAAGCGATGAGGCTTCAAATACAGCGCTTAGAAGAATGATAGATAAAGATGTTCTTGAATTAACACAAGAAATAGGAATGCTGTCTGAGCATGAATCAATCGCAAGATACAACGCTTATGCTGAAAGATACGTGACACAGTTAAGCATTGAATCAAGAACTCTTATTGACATTGCAAATAAAAATATTTTGCCATCTGGAATAAAATTTGCAAATTTACTGGCTGATCATATTGAAAAAAATTCAAAATATGGAAAAGCGTTTATAAAAGAGCAGGAAGAATTGCTAAAGGAAGTTTTGGCAAATATTACTGCTTTAAGAAAAGAAGTAAAATCTCTTGAAAAAGAAATTAACAGAGTTAAAAATGAATCAAATTTAGAAAAACAGACAGATTTAGCAAAAGAAAAATTGGTAACAGGACTGGAAGCGTTGAGAGTTCCTTGTGATAATTTGGAAAGAATTGTGGATAAGGAATTTTGGAATTTTCCTACATACACTGATTTGCTGTTTAAATTGTAA
- a CDS encoding AEC family transporter produces MIFLKSLGSIFPIIVMIAIGYILKKRHWFHHTFSENVSKLITNVALPCSIFYSVLKYLNMEALKEVSNRLIFTFASVIIGYVAAFAVIKLVKMRKGRRGVFYNAVVNANTIFIGLPLNMALFGEAASKYYLMYYITNTVSIWTLGYMLLASDPMENNGDTKGEFNLKKLLSPPLIAFVIAFIVLLSGIRVITPIVETTKYLGSVVTPLALLYIGIVLADAGLHSIRFDLDTNLALLGRFVFSSVVMIVLLKIAVHFVKLDPLEIKTFVIQSAAPVFAALPILTNETKGDIGYSTNVVTTSTILFILVVPLLMSILNIIHI; encoded by the coding sequence ATGATTTTTTTAAAGTCACTGGGAAGTATTTTCCCGATAATCGTTATGATTGCAATCGGATATATTTTGAAAAAAAGACACTGGTTTCATCATACATTTAGTGAAAATGTATCAAAACTTATAACAAATGTGGCATTGCCTTGCTCAATATTTTACTCAGTTTTAAAATATTTGAATATGGAAGCCTTGAAGGAAGTGTCAAATCGACTGATTTTTACGTTTGCTTCAGTCATTATCGGATATGTTGCGGCTTTTGCTGTAATAAAGCTGGTAAAAATGAGAAAAGGGCGACGTGGAGTGTTTTATAATGCAGTAGTTAATGCAAATACTATCTTTATTGGACTCCCATTAAATATGGCGCTTTTTGGAGAAGCGGCTTCAAAATATTATCTGATGTACTACATTACAAATACTGTGTCAATTTGGACTTTGGGATATATGCTTCTCGCAAGCGATCCTATGGAAAATAACGGAGATACAAAGGGTGAATTCAATTTGAAAAAATTGTTATCGCCACCGCTTATTGCATTTGTAATTGCTTTTATTGTGCTGTTATCAGGAATAAGAGTCATAACTCCGATTGTGGAAACTACAAAATATCTTGGAAGTGTTGTAACGCCGCTTGCTTTACTTTATATTGGAATTGTTCTGGCGGATGCGGGGCTTCATAGTATCAGGTTTGATTTGGATACAAATTTGGCTCTGCTTGGAAGATTTGTATTTTCTTCAGTTGTTATGATTGTGCTTTTAAAAATTGCAGTGCATTTTGTAAAACTTGATCCATTAGAAATAAAAACTTTTGTAATTCAGTCGGCGGCTCCAGTGTTTGCAGCTTTGCCAATTTTGACAAATGAAACGAAGGGAGATATTGGATATTCTACAAATGTGGTTACTACAAGTACGATTTTATTTATATTAGTTGTGCCGCTGTTAATGAGTATTTTGAATATTATACACATTTAA
- the speD gene encoding adenosylmethionine decarboxylase, whose translation MENYKIKLYGFNNLTKTLSFNIYDICYAETEREQKDYIAYIDEQYNSERLTKILIRVAEMIGAQVLNISKQDYEPQGASVNVLIAEERISPENIDKSCNQGKPFFEEIGIDKENMKKGNTSQDTDTVHAHLDKSHITVHTFPEYHPDNSISTFRVDIDIATCGEISPLNTLNYLIDSFDSDIITIDYRIRGFTRDISGKKFFTDHNITSIQDYIEPEKLKIYDAIDVNVYQSNIFHTKMLIKEIELKNYLFNQDVYEIAPKKRLEITDRLRKEMIEIYSGMNIY comes from the coding sequence TTGGAAAACTATAAAATTAAGCTATATGGATTCAATAATTTAACAAAAACATTAAGTTTTAATATTTATGATATTTGCTATGCGGAAACAGAGAGGGAGCAGAAGGACTATATTGCATATATTGATGAGCAGTATAATTCAGAAAGGCTCACAAAAATACTCATCCGTGTGGCAGAAATGATAGGGGCGCAAGTTTTGAATATATCAAAGCAGGATTACGAGCCACAAGGAGCCTCTGTAAATGTTTTGATTGCAGAAGAAAGAATAAGTCCTGAGAATATTGATAAATCATGTAATCAAGGGAAGCCGTTCTTTGAGGAAATTGGGATAGATAAAGAGAATATGAAAAAGGGAAATACAAGTCAAGACACTGATACAGTGCATGCACATTTGGATAAAAGCCATATAACAGTGCATACTTTTCCAGAATATCATCCAGATAATTCAATTTCTACTTTCAGAGTGGATATTGACATTGCAACTTGCGGAGAAATTTCTCCATTAAATACGCTAAATTATCTGATAGACAGCTTTGATTCGGATATAATTACGATTGATTACAGAATACGTGGATTTACAAGGGATATTTCAGGAAAAAAATTTTTTACAGATCATAATATAACTTCTATTCAGGATTATATTGAGCCTGAAAAGTTAAAAATTTACGATGCAATTGATGTAAATGTATATCAGTCAAATATTTTTCATACAAAAATGCTCATAAAGGAAATTGAATTAAAAAATTATCTTTTTAATCAGGATGTCTATGAGATTGCACCGAAAAAAAGACTGGAAATTACAGATAGACTTAGGAAGGAAATGATTGAAATTTATAGTGGAATGAATATTTATTAA
- a CDS encoding aminotransferase class I/II-fold pyridoxal phosphate-dependent enzyme, with the protein MGENIDKDRQNKTVLFDALKNHLSNRVVRFDVPGHKGGRGNKEFRDFIGLDAMQMDVNSMKPLDNLCHPTSVIKEAQDIAAEAFGAKEAYFMVSGTTGAVQAMIMATCKAGDKIIIPRNVHRSAINALVICGAIPVYINPGLNKKLGISLGMSINDVKKAIHENPDAKAILVNNPTYYGICSDLKSIVKLAHENNMLVLVDEAHGAHFSFDENLPISGMAAGADMAAISMHKTGGSLTQSSILLSGERINADYVRQIINLTQTTSSSYLLMTSLDVARKNLAINGKKLFEKTVKFAEYARNEINKLGGYYAYGKELIDGDSVYDFDTTKLSVYTKDIGLAGIEVYDILRDDYEIQIEFGDLGNILAIISAGDRGLEIERLISSLAEIKRLYSKDSTGMFDHEYINPDVVLPPQKAFYSEKKMIPIKESAGEISGEFVMAYPPGIPILAPGERITEEIINYIEYAKEKGCLLTGTEDMHVEKINVVLK; encoded by the coding sequence ATGGGGGAAAATATTGATAAAGATAGACAGAATAAGACTGTTCTTTTTGATGCATTAAAAAATCATCTTTCTAACAGGGTTGTGAGATTTGATGTGCCAGGGCATAAAGGAGGGCGCGGAAATAAGGAGTTTCGAGATTTTATTGGGCTGGATGCGATGCAGATGGATGTTAATTCGATGAAGCCGCTTGATAATTTATGCCATCCAACTTCGGTTATAAAAGAGGCGCAGGATATAGCGGCGGAGGCTTTTGGGGCAAAAGAGGCTTATTTTATGGTAAGCGGAACGACTGGGGCTGTACAAGCTATGATTATGGCAACTTGCAAGGCTGGAGATAAAATTATTATTCCACGAAATGTGCATAGAAGTGCCATTAATGCACTGGTAATTTGTGGGGCGATTCCAGTTTATATTAATCCTGGGCTTAACAAGAAACTGGGAATATCTCTTGGAATGTCAATTAATGATGTAAAAAAAGCAATTCATGAAAATCCTGATGCAAAAGCAATACTAGTGAATAATCCCACTTATTATGGGATTTGTTCAGATTTAAAATCTATTGTAAAATTGGCACATGAAAATAATATGCTTGTGCTGGTTGATGAAGCACATGGAGCACATTTTTCCTTTGACGAGAATTTACCGATTTCAGGAATGGCAGCTGGAGCAGATATGGCGGCAATCAGTATGCACAAGACAGGTGGTTCTTTAACACAAAGTTCAATTTTGTTAAGTGGAGAGAGAATAAATGCCGATTATGTACGGCAAATTATTAATTTGACTCAAACTACGAGTTCTTCATACTTGCTTATGACTTCGCTTGATGTGGCAAGAAAAAATTTGGCTATAAATGGAAAGAAACTTTTTGAAAAGACGGTTAAATTTGCAGAATATGCCAGAAATGAAATTAATAAACTAGGGGGATATTATGCATATGGGAAAGAATTGATTGACGGAGATTCAGTTTATGATTTTGATACGACAAAATTATCTGTGTATACAAAGGATATTGGGCTTGCTGGAATTGAAGTTTATGATATTTTGCGAGATGATTATGAAATTCAAATTGAATTTGGAGATTTGGGAAATATTTTAGCGATAATTTCGGCGGGGGACAGAGGTTTGGAAATAGAACGGTTAATATCTTCACTTGCAGAAATTAAGAGGCTTTACTCAAAAGATTCAACAGGAATGTTTGATCATGAATATATAAATCCTGATGTTGTGCTTCCGCCGCAAAAAGCCTTTTATTCAGAGAAAAAAATGATACCAATAAAAGAAAGTGCTGGAGAAATAAGTGGTGAATTTGTTATGGCTTATCCGCCAGGGATACCGATTTTGGCACCAGGGGAACGAATTACTGAAGAAATCATAAATTATATTGAATATGCGAAAGAAAAGGGATGTTTGCTTACGGGAACTGAGGATATGCATGTTGAGAAGATAAATGTTGTGTTGAAATAG
- a CDS encoding glycoside hydrolase family 108 protein has translation MSTNRFSKFFEYILLVEGGYTYHKNDKGGETKYGITKETARRYGYQGEMKDLTKQTAQKIFEARYYKANKLDQVKNDKVALSILDFVINSGRYGIKKAQEAINKIYGKVVVSVDGSNGPQTLKYLNQVEPAKFLAVYHSLQREFYNAIVKNDQTQKVFLNGWLNRVKVKENYIKNV, from the coding sequence ATGAGTACTAATAGATTTTCTAAATTTTTTGAGTATATTTTACTAGTTGAAGGAGGATATACTTACCATAAAAATGATAAAGGTGGAGAAACTAAATATGGAATTACTAAGGAAACTGCACGTCGTTATGGCTATCAAGGTGAAATGAAAGATTTAACGAAACAAACTGCGCAAAAAATTTTTGAAGCAAGATACTATAAAGCGAATAAATTAGATCAAGTGAAAAATGATAAAGTGGCACTAAGTATCCTTGATTTTGTAATAAATTCTGGAAGATATGGAATAAAGAAAGCTCAGGAAGCAATAAATAAAATTTATGGTAAAGTTGTAGTCAGCGTAGATGGTTCAAACGGTCCTCAAACATTAAAATATCTTAATCAAGTGGAACCAGCAAAATTTTTAGCTGTGTATCATAGTTTGCAAAGAGAATTTTATAATGCTATCGTAAAAAATGATCAAACTCAAAAAGTTTTTTTGAATGGATGGTTAAACAGAGTTAAGGTTAAGGAAAATTATATAAAAAATGTTTAA